One Brassica oleracea var. oleracea cultivar TO1000 chromosome C7, BOL, whole genome shotgun sequence genomic window carries:
- the LOC106305026 gene encoding probable polygalacturonase At3g15720 isoform X1, protein MKSSYLRHRMEIIVRVVFVLTLVNFGFVNGQIYDVLKFGAEGDGTTDDSKAFVEAWKAMCSSGGSNKTLLIPSDNTFLLQPLVFQGPCNSPSVQVQLDGKIVAPLNKAAWSDLKSYEWVSFHKIIGLTVLGSGTINGRGSSFWEANMPASKRPTQLHFKGCNNLEINGITSFDSPRNHISIRDCRQVKITQIKIIAPGDSPNTDGIDISTSTDVEIYDTIVGTGDDCVALNSGSININITRMQCGPGHGISVGSLGRDGEESIVENVQVTNCTFNETTNGARIKTWPNGKGYARNIVFKDITLTETQNPIIIDQHYIDKGHIHVEESSAVAISNVIFTNIHGTSQKDEIIKIDCSDVTSCKDIVLDRIDITTFDGNKPLIECSNAYGKSTNAYDGCLKAQ, encoded by the exons ATGAAATCATCGTATCTTCGTCACAGAATG GAAATCATAGTACGTGTTGTGTTCGTGTTGACGTTAGTCAATTTTGGATTTGTAAATGGTCAAATCTATGATGTCCTTAAATTTGGCGCCGAGGGAGATGGTACAACCGATGATTCAAAG GCTTTTGTAGAAGCATGGAAAGCTATGTGCAGTAGTGGTGGGAGTAATAAAACACTCCTTATTCCTTCAGATAATACCTTTTTACTACAACCTCTAGTGTTTCAAGGTCCTTGTAACTCTCCATCTGTACAAGTTCAG TTGGACGGAAAGATTGTCGCCCCTCTTAACAAAGCAGCATGGTCAGACTTGAAGTCATACGAATGGGTCAGTTTTCATAAAATCATCGGCCTAACGGTCCTTGGTTCAGGAACAATCAATGGACGTGGTTCATCTTTCTGGGAG GCCAATATGCCAGCTTCTAAACGCCCTACT CAATTGCATTTTAAAGGATGCAATAATCTTGAAATAAATGGAATAACCTCATTCGATAGCCCGAGAAATCATATCTCAATCCGCGATTGCAGACAAGTGAAAATCACGCAGATAAAAATTATTGCGCCTGGTGATAGTCCTAACACCGATGGAATTGATATTTCAACATCAACTGATGTAGAAATATATGACACTATAGTTGGAACTG GAGATGATTGTGTAGCTTTAAACAGTGGAAGTATAAATATCAACATCACAAGGATGCAATGTGGTCCTGGACATGGAATAAG TGTGGGAAGTTTAGGAAGAGATGGAGAAGAATCTATAGTTGAGAACGTCCAAGTGACTAACTGTACTTTCAATGAGACGACCAATGGAGCGAGAATTAAGACATGGCCG AATGGAAAAGGATATGCAAGGAATATAGTTTTCAAGGATATCACGCTCACTGAAACCCAAAATCCAATTATAATCGATCAACACTATATAGACAAGGGACATATCCACGTAGAG GAATCATCAGCAGTGGCGATAAGCAACGTGATATTCACAAATATACATGGAACGTCACAAAAAGATGAAATTATAAAGATAGATTGCAGCGATGTCACATCTTGCAAAGATATCGTTCTAGATAGAATTGATATTACTACGTTCGATGGAAATAAGCCACTAATTGAATGCAGTAATGCGTATGGAAAGTCGACGAATGCTTATGATGGTTGCTTGAAGGCACAGTAA
- the LOC106305026 gene encoding probable polygalacturonase At3g15720 isoform X2 yields the protein MCSSGGSNKTLLIPSDNTFLLQPLVFQGPCNSPSVQVQLDGKIVAPLNKAAWSDLKSYEWVSFHKIIGLTVLGSGTINGRGSSFWEANMPASKRPTQLHFKGCNNLEINGITSFDSPRNHISIRDCRQVKITQIKIIAPGDSPNTDGIDISTSTDVEIYDTIVGTGDDCVALNSGSININITRMQCGPGHGISVGSLGRDGEESIVENVQVTNCTFNETTNGARIKTWPNGKGYARNIVFKDITLTETQNPIIIDQHYIDKGHIHVEESSAVAISNVIFTNIHGTSQKDEIIKIDCSDVTSCKDIVLDRIDITTFDGNKPLIECSNAYGKSTNAYDGCLKAQ from the exons ATGTGCAGTAGTGGTGGGAGTAATAAAACACTCCTTATTCCTTCAGATAATACCTTTTTACTACAACCTCTAGTGTTTCAAGGTCCTTGTAACTCTCCATCTGTACAAGTTCAG TTGGACGGAAAGATTGTCGCCCCTCTTAACAAAGCAGCATGGTCAGACTTGAAGTCATACGAATGGGTCAGTTTTCATAAAATCATCGGCCTAACGGTCCTTGGTTCAGGAACAATCAATGGACGTGGTTCATCTTTCTGGGAG GCCAATATGCCAGCTTCTAAACGCCCTACT CAATTGCATTTTAAAGGATGCAATAATCTTGAAATAAATGGAATAACCTCATTCGATAGCCCGAGAAATCATATCTCAATCCGCGATTGCAGACAAGTGAAAATCACGCAGATAAAAATTATTGCGCCTGGTGATAGTCCTAACACCGATGGAATTGATATTTCAACATCAACTGATGTAGAAATATATGACACTATAGTTGGAACTG GAGATGATTGTGTAGCTTTAAACAGTGGAAGTATAAATATCAACATCACAAGGATGCAATGTGGTCCTGGACATGGAATAAG TGTGGGAAGTTTAGGAAGAGATGGAGAAGAATCTATAGTTGAGAACGTCCAAGTGACTAACTGTACTTTCAATGAGACGACCAATGGAGCGAGAATTAAGACATGGCCG AATGGAAAAGGATATGCAAGGAATATAGTTTTCAAGGATATCACGCTCACTGAAACCCAAAATCCAATTATAATCGATCAACACTATATAGACAAGGGACATATCCACGTAGAG GAATCATCAGCAGTGGCGATAAGCAACGTGATATTCACAAATATACATGGAACGTCACAAAAAGATGAAATTATAAAGATAGATTGCAGCGATGTCACATCTTGCAAAGATATCGTTCTAGATAGAATTGATATTACTACGTTCGATGGAAATAAGCCACTAATTGAATGCAGTAATGCGTATGGAAAGTCGACGAATGCTTATGATGGTTGCTTGAAGGCACAGTAA